In Papaver somniferum cultivar HN1 chromosome 9, ASM357369v1, whole genome shotgun sequence, the genomic stretch AGGCTTCCTAGAATATATGCTTATATGCATTTGTTAGTGGATGTTAATAATTTGTATCAATTTTCTAGTAATGATTTTTGTTCACTAATACATTTCTCTTGTTGCTTATCTTGAAGACCGTAGAGCTTCTTGTTCATATGAACTGCGAAGGATGTGAAAGAATGGTCAAGAAAGCAATCTCCAAGTTAGAAGGTACGTAAGTCAAGAATTTAACATTTAATGGCGATTTAAATTTTGTTATTATTAATACGATAAGTGTAATTACATTACAGGGGTTGATAAGATAGATATAGATATGgataatcaaaaagtaacagtgaCGGGATACGTAGACCAAAGGCAGGTGCTGAAAATGGTGAGACGAACAGGAAAAAAAGCTGAGTTCTGGCCGTATCCATATGATGCAGAGTATCATCCATTTGCAGCTCAATATTTAGAAGACTCTACATTCTCGTCCACGTATAATTACTATCGACACGGTTATAATGAGAGTGTTCATGGATACTTCCCTAACTTCCCGTTTTCTACTATCATCGACGATCATACCGCCCATTACTTCAGCGATGAGAATGTTCATGCGTGTACCATTATGTAGCAGTGAAGATCAACATTAATGTGATCAACTGCAACTTCCATTATTAGTTGACACTGCCTCTTTAGTTCATT encodes the following:
- the LOC113307998 gene encoding heavy metal-associated isoprenylated plant protein 45-like; translation: MFRCFKESERPSSNALSTVELLVHMNCEGCERMVKKAISKLEGVDKIDIDMDNQKVTVTGYVDQRQVLKMVRRTGKKAEFWPYPYDAEYHPFAAQYLEDSTFSSTYNYYRHGYNESVHGYFPNFPFSTIIDDHTAHYFSDENVHACTIM